The sequence GATGGGGAAGCCCGCGCCGTACTGGAGGGCCACACACTCCTGCAGCGTGCGGCCGCGCCAGGCCGCGTTGCCGGTGAGGCTGCGCTTCTGCGCGATGACGTGGTTCACCGACGTGCCCACCGACGTGGCCACCAGCATCGAGTCCTTGTGCTTGCGCACGAAGGGAAGCTGGTCCGTGTTCACCGGCACGTTGATGCTGCCCAGCTTGGAGCTGCTCACCTTCACGGCTCGAAACGGCGAGCCGTCCACGGACTGCACCTGCGCGTCCGGGAAGGTGTTGAGCTTCGACGCCTGGGTGCTCGCCTCCGACGCGCGCACCGCGAGCAGGCTGTCGATGATGGAGGCCCCACCCGCGGCCCCCACGACGATGAGGAAGCGGGGCTTGCCATCCAGCCGCGCCTCGCGCACGCCGCCGCGCTGCTCCAGCGCCTCCGGTGTGTCGAGCGCATCGCGGCAGCCCGTCAGCAACGGGCCCAGCACCGCCGAGCCCGCGGCGCACATGGACAGCGCCTTCATGAGTTCCCGGCGCGAGAGCCGGCCATCCTTGCGGAGTGACATGCGTGTGTTCCCTCAGAAGAAGACGGACTCGGCGGAGGAGAGGACGGCGAAGCAGGCCGCCGTCATCCAGTCCCGGCCGGGAGTGGGACTGCCCGTGGCCTCCACGTCGGCGGAGAGCTGGAGGAGCGCATCCACCTCGGCCTGCGTGGGGTCTCGCAGCAGCCCGCGTTGATAGAGCGCGGTGATGGCGTTCCTCACCGGAGCACCGTCACGGCTCGCCAGCCGGCCCTGGGCGTCCAGGGTGATGCCCGTGAAGATGACCGCGCTCGACGGCGTGCCGACGTCCAGGCTCACCCGCCGCGCGCAGGCGGACAGGGCCACGCGGTCCACGGCGATGGGCGTGGTGACTCCGGTGACGGGCAGCGGCTCATAGAGGCCACTGTTGTACGGCTCCACGCCTCCGAGCGTGACGCCGTGGACCGTGACACAGGGGTACTGCCCCAGCTCCTTGCAGACCGCGTCCACGGGCAGCGAGAGCGCCGCCGCGAAGTCGAGCGTCAGCCGCTCGGGCCCCTTGAAGCGCAGGTTGTTGCGCGACGAGCGCGCCAGGGCCGAGGACGTTCCACCGTCCGCCTGCCCGTCGACAGTCGAGCCCGCATCCACTACCCGGGCAATGGGTTGTTCCGAGCAGGCCGTGAGCGCGCACACGGCGGAGAGCAGCCACACGCGAAGACAGTCAGGGCGCACCGTAGGCCTCCGTGCGAATCAGGTCGTGGAGCATTCGCTGCACGCTGTAGCCGTGCGTGTCCTTGAAGCGCCGCCACGTCGCGACGAACTCTTCGTGCTCCTCGGCCGTCGGCGCGTGCCCCACCAGCAGCTTCCAGTAGTCGGTGACGGCGGAGATGGCGAAGGCGTCGCTATCCGCGCCCACCTGCGCCCATTCGGTGAGGTCTCTCACGGGCTGGCCGAAGAGGTAGCCGGCCTCGGGCGTCTGGGTGATGGTGGGCGAGACGTCGCTGAAGAACAGCTCCAGCCGGTTGGGCACGTAGCGCGCCGAAGCCGCACCCGCGATGCCGTTGTAGTTCCGGAAGGGATAGCTCAGCGGGTCCAACGTCGCGTGGCAGGCCGCGCAGGCCGGCGCCTGGACTCCCTTGGCGTCATAGTCCCGAGGCTCTCCGAGCACGCTGTGGAGTCCCTCCTGCTTCGCGATGTCGAGCCCCAGGTACGCGCGGTAGCTCTGCGCGGCGGCATTGCGCGGCAGCGCGGTGAACATGACGAAGGAGATGAGGCTCCACGCGGAGGTGAGGTTGCCCGCGCGGCGCGACGTCTCCACGAACTGCGAGGTCGGAAGTGATTCCACCCGCGTGTAGCGCGTGGGCCCCGTCAGCCGGCGCACGTAGTACTTCGCCGTCATCACCTCGCGCGCGTCGTGGTCATCGAGCTGCGCGTACGCATAGAGCGCGTAGTCGTCGTAGTAGTCGGCGAGCGGAATGGCGCCCCGGTCCTCGCCCTCCTTGAGGGAGCCCACGGGGCGAATCTTCGGGTGCGCGAGCTTCCACAACTGCCCGTTCTTCCCGCGCCAGAACTCAGTGGTGGTGCAACGGTCCAGCTCCGAGTCGAGCAGTGCGCGCTGGGCCTCTCCGCTCAGCGCGGCGAAGGCCTGGAGCTGCGCATACGTCGGGGACAGGCCGCAGAAGTCGAGCAGCACGCGGCGGTACGCGAAGCGCGCGTCATAGCGGCACACGTCGTACTGGGGGTTCTGCCCTTCCCCGCAGCCTCCCGAGTCCACCGGCTTGCTGGAGGCATCCGCCGGAAGCGTGCCCCGCTGGATTTCCTCCAGGTTGGAGGCACCGTCTCCATCGGTGTCCTCGGACTCCACGGCCCGAAGTGCCGCGGGCAGGGCCATGGAGAAGTCGCCGTCAGAGAGCGGGCGAGCCGCTCCGGGAGCCAGGTGGGGCTCCAGCGCGGCGCCATACGCGTTTCGCTGGGGCGGCGCGGTGTGGCACAGGGTGCACGCGGGCTGCTGCCCATTACAGGCGGGCGCGGAGGGATAGGTGGCGCAGAAGCCGCCCGGCCCTGGAGGCTTTGCCAGCGCATTGGCTGACAGGCAGACTGCCGCCCCCAACATGAGTCGTCGAAGCACGAGACCTCCTCGTGGGCGCGGTGCGCCGTTCATCCGTATGGACACAGCAACACCCCTGGAACGAAAAGGTTGCGGTGCACTTTGACGTCGAACGACGCCCGCCCTGTCTCCGTCTCCCAGGACCGCGTGCGCGCCATCGACTGGCTGCGCGGCATCGCGGTGCTGTTCATGGTTCAGACCCACTCGCTCGCGCTGCTCACGCCGGAGCTGCGCAAGACGGTCTGGGTGGGGCGCCTGTTGAAGGTGGATGGGCTGGTGGCGCCCGCGTTCATCTTTGCCGCGGGCTTCGCGACGGCGCTGCTCATGGTGCGCAGCGCGGCCGCGGGCGTCCTGCGCGAGCGCGTGCGCCGCAACCTCCGTCGCATCGGTGAAGTGCTCGTCGTGGCCACGCTGGTCAACTGGGCGTGGTTCCCGCTGCTGAAGGAGCCGGTGTGGATTTTCCGGATGGACATCCTCCAGTGCGTGGGCGTGTGCCTGCTCATCGTGCTGCCGGTGGCCGCGATGCTGGCCTCTCGCCCGCGCGCGCTGGCGGTGGTGACGTTCGTGCTCGCGATGGCCACGTTCGCGGTGGCTCCGCTCGGTGAGTTGGTGCAGGGGCCGTTGGCGACGCTGACGAACAAGTCCTCCTTCGCGCCCTTCCCCCTGCTTCCCTGGCTGGGCTTCGCGTGGCTCGGCGCGCTCTCCGGCACGATGGCCGGTGCGTGGGGCCGCTCGGGACTCGTGAAGGTGCTGGTGGGGCTGGTCGTGCTGGGCTTCGTGGGGATGCTGGCGGCGGACTTCCTCTACAGCCTGTATCCGCCGCACCGGTTCTACGTGGCGAATCCGTCGAATTCGGCGGTGCGCTTCGCGTGGGTGTGCACGGTGCTGCTGGTGCTGCTGTGGCTGGAGGGGCGTGTGCCGGCGGGCACGGCGCCGTCACGGGTGCGGCGCTTCGTGGAGGTGTTCGGCACCTCGTCACTGTCCGCGTACTTCTTCCACGAGATGCTGCTGTTCTACCGGACGTTCGGCGTCTTCTCGTTCCAGCGCTTCTGGGGAGACAAGAGCGACTGGCCCCAGTACTGGCTGCTGCTCGCCGCGCTCATCGGGCTGACGTACCTGCTCTGTATCGCCACGGACCGCGTGGAGCGCGTGGTGCGGCCCGCGCTGCGCGGGTGGATGGGCAGGCTGGGGCAGCGCGTCCGGCCCTCTACGTGAACCGGGGTTCAGGAACCTCGCTCCCGCACATGCCCATATGATGCGGGTCTGATGACGAAACCTCCGGTCACCGAAGAGCTTGCCCCTCCTGGCTCGGAGGGCGTGACGGAACCTGTCGGTCCGCCGGTCCGGTGGAGCAGCCAGGAGCGGCCCACCACTGCTCGCGACAACCCAGCCGCATCGCAGCCCATGGACATCGGGCTCCTGCTGGAGCGCGGCACCCGTGTCGAGCGCTACGTCATCCTCAAGCCCGTGGGGCAAGGCGGCATTGGCGTGGTCTACGCCGCCTATGACCCGGAGCTGGACCGCAAGGTGGCCCTCAAGCTGCTGCGCCCGGACAAGGCCCAGTCCGGCCTCATGACCGAGGCGGCCGGACTGCTGCGCGAGGCCCAGGCCATGGCCCGCGTCTCCCATCCCAACGTCATCGCCGTGCACGACGTGGGGACGGTGGGCGGAGGCGTCTTCATCGCCATGGAGTTCATCCAGGGCCAGAACCTCCACGAGTGGGTCCGCCAGCAGCCCCACCTCACGCAGCAGCAGGTGCTGCGCGTGTTCCTCCAGGCCGGGCAGGGACTCGTCGCGGCGCATCAGGTGGGGCTGGTCCACCGGGACTTCAAGCCCGCCAACGTGCTCCTCGGCAACAACGACCGCGTCTGCGTGACGGACTTCGGGCTGGCTCGGCTCTCTCCCCTGCCTCACGAGGAAGGGATTGCGCTCCCCGACGAAGAGACGCTGGTCCAGGTGGGCGGTCAGCAGCAGCTCGCCACGCCGCTGACACAGGCGGGGCTCGTGAAGGGCACGCCCCACTTCATGCCGCCCGAGCAGTACCTGGGCAGCGGCGTGGACTCACGCTCGGACCAGTTCAGCTTCTGCGCCTCGCTGTGCTGGGCGCTGTACCGCAAGCACGCCGTGACGCCCCGCCTCATGGTCGAGGCGGCCACGCAGGCGGTGCGGCGCCAGGGCGAGGCGCCTCCCGGCACGGAGGCCTGGCGGCTGCTGCCTCGTGATTCCGTGTCGCTGCCTCCCGCGGATGACCGCGTCTCCGCTCGGGTGCGGAGCGTGCTGTCGCGGGGCATGTCCCTGCACCCGGACGACCGCTTCCCTTCCATGGCGGCGCTGCTGGAGGCGCTCGCACCGGAGCAGCGACGCGGACAACGCCGTGGAGCACTCGCGGCCGTGGGCCTGGTGGCTGCGGCCGCGGTTGGCACCGGCCTTTACGTCCACCACCAGAGCCAGTTGTGCGCGGGGGCTGATGCCCTCGTGGGTTCCGTCTGGGGGCCCACGGAGCGGCAGAAGTTGGAGGCCGCCTTCAGCGCCACGGGCAAGCCCTTCGCCACGGAGAGCGCTCACGGAGTGACGCGGCTGCTGGATGCCTATGCCAGCCGGTGGGCCCGCCTGCACACCGAGGCCTGCGAGGCCACCCGCGTGCGCGGCGAGCAGACGGAGGCGCTGCTGTCGTTGCGCATGGTGTGCCTGGAGCGCCGGCGCAAGAGCCTGGACGCGCTGGTGGACCTGTTCACCGGAGCGGATGGCAAGGTGGTGGAGCGCTCCGTGGATGCCGCCTCCGCGCTCCCGGGGCTCGAGGAGTGCCGCGACATCGAGTCCCTGTCCGAGCAGCCCGCCCTGCCTGACGACCCGTTGCGCCGCGCCGCCATCGAGCAACTCGGTGAGCAGCTCGCTCGGATTCGCGCGCTGCTCGATGCGGGCCGCTACGCGCAGGGGCTGGAGCTGGCGCGGAAGCTGGAGCCCCAGGCGGCGCTCACCGCGTATCTCCCCGTCCAGGCGGAGCTGAGCTACCTGCTGGCGTGGCTGCTTCATCAGCAGGGCGAGCCGGAGGAGAGCCTGCGCCAGTTCGAGCGCGCCCTGCAGACGGCAGAGGCGAGCCATGCGGACCGGCAGCGCCTGGAGATGCTCACCCGCTTCACCTACGCGCTGGCCAACAACGGCCACACGGATGATGCGCGCCGGTGGGGCGAGATGGCGCGCGGCGTTCTCGAGCGCGTGGGCACCGAGCCGCCCTCGGCCATCGACCTGAACGTGAACCTCGGCTACGCGGCCCTCTTCGGTGGGCGATACAAAGAGGCCTGGGAGTCCTTCTCCAAGGCCCGCGCGTTGGAAGGGGCGCTCGCGCTGGAGGACCCGCGACGGGCCAAGGTGAGCCACGCACTGGGCCTGGCGGCGCTGCGCCTGGGAGACCTTCCCAAGGCCATCGTGATGCTCAGCGAGTCGCTGAAGCGCACGGAGGAGCTCAAGGGACCGAAGCACCCCGAGGTCGCCATCCGCCAGAGCATGCTGGCCACGGCATACCGGGAGAGCGGCGAGCCCGAGAAGGCGCTGGAACATGCCCAGGCGGCGCTCGCGGTACGCCGGGCCGCGCTGGGAGCAGAGCACCCTTCCACGGCGGACGACCTGGATGAGCTGGGGGAGTGCTTCCTCCAGTTGAAGCGGTACGACGAGGCCCTGACGTCCTTCCGCGAGGCCGAAGCACTCAAGCGGCGCGTGCTCGGCGCAGAGCACCCAGACCTCTCCTATTCGCTGGACGGCGTGGGCAAGACGCTCTTGGCGCAGGGCCTGCCCTCCGAGGCCATCGGGCCCCTGCGGCAGGCGCTCTCCTTCGAGAACACGGACGCGGAGGCACTTGCAGAGACGGGCTTCACCCTGGCCCAGGCGCTGTGGGCCACGGGCCGTGAGTGGGAGCCGGCGCGCGAGGAGGCACGGCGGGCTCGGGAGCGCTACACGGCGCTGGGCAAGCAGCGTCAGGTGGCGGAGATCTCAGCCTGGCTCGATGCCCGGAAGGAGCGCGCCGCGCCCCATGGCTCTGGGCCACGGTGAAGGCTCGGAGGGAGCGCGCCGTGCAGCCTGGCTCCGGGCCACGCGGAGGGCCCAGTAAGGAACGTGCCGCGCACTGAACTCCGGGCCACACAGAGGGCCCAGAAGAAATGCGGCGCGCCCGAGGACTCAGGGCCCTGCTGAGGGCCCGGAATGGAACGCGCCGCGCCCCTGAACTGCGGGGTGCGCTGATGAGCCGATGCGGGAGAGGCCCGGGCGCGTGAAGGCTCACGGCGCCTCTCCACGCGGCGACTACCACCGGATGCCGCCGTTGTGGCGCGCGTTGAAGATGCGGATGCTGGCCTCGTGCTGGAGCTGCCGCAGCTGGTTGTACTCCGTCTCGCTCATCGACCCGTCGGCCATCGCGCTGCCCTTCGCTTCCGCGATGCGGTTCTGCAGGTCCATCAGGCCACCGGCCTCGCCGGCGTTGATGGAGCCGTCACGCAGGCCGTTCAGGATTCGGTTGCGCTGGTTACCCTGGTGAACGCCCACGCACGAGGCCCGCAGGTCGGAAGCAACGGAGCCCCCGGACGTGCCGGTCCCCGGCACGGGGACGCCGTCGCAGGTGCCCGGCTTGTCCGAAGCGGAGGACCCGCCGGTCGTGCTGGTCCCCGACTGACCCGAAGAGGACGACCCACTGGTCGTGCTGGTCCCCGACTGACCCGAAGAGGACGACCCACTGGTCGTGCTGGTCCCTGACTGACCCGAAGTGGAGGACCCGCTGGTCGTGCTGGTCCCCGACTGGCCCTGGGTGCTGGTGCCGCAGGTGCCGTGCTGGCCCGGAACGGAGGAGCTCCCGGAGGAAGCGCTGGTCCCCGACTGGCCCTGGGTGCTGGTGCCGCAGTGGCCCTGCGGGCCGTGAGCGGCGGAGCCACCGGCCGCGTTGTGCCGCTGCTCGAAGATGTCGCGGCTGGCCTGCCGCTGCATCCGCCGCAGCTGCTTGAACTCCTTCTTGTCGATGGAGCCGTCGGCCATGGCGTTGCGCTTTGCATCCGCGATGCTGGCCTGCTTCCCCATCAGGCCCTTGGCCTCGTCGGCGGTGAGGCTGCCGTCACCGATGCCCTTCTGGATGCGGTTGAGCTGGTTGCCCTGGTGGCGAGCGAGGTTGGAGATGTGAGCGGAGGAAGAAGAAGCGGAGGAGCCGATGGCGCGCATGGGATTGTCCTTTTGGAGCGCAGCGTCCGGGAGGGCCGCTGTCGTGTGTGCCCATGCCTACTGCGAGGGGCGTGCCACACATACGCCGCCCTCGCAACACAAGGTGCGCACGTTGTTTCAAGGGTTTGGCGCGAGGCCCAAGGACACGC comes from Pyxidicoccus parkwaysis and encodes:
- a CDS encoding heparan-alpha-glucosaminide N-acetyltransferase domain-containing protein — encoded protein: MTSNDARPVSVSQDRVRAIDWLRGIAVLFMVQTHSLALLTPELRKTVWVGRLLKVDGLVAPAFIFAAGFATALLMVRSAAAGVLRERVRRNLRRIGEVLVVATLVNWAWFPLLKEPVWIFRMDILQCVGVCLLIVLPVAAMLASRPRALAVVTFVLAMATFAVAPLGELVQGPLATLTNKSSFAPFPLLPWLGFAWLGALSGTMAGAWGRSGLVKVLVGLVVLGFVGMLAADFLYSLYPPHRFYVANPSNSAVRFAWVCTVLLVLLWLEGRVPAGTAPSRVRRFVEVFGTSSLSAYFFHEMLLFYRTFGVFSFQRFWGDKSDWPQYWLLLAALIGLTYLLCIATDRVERVVRPALRGWMGRLGQRVRPST
- a CDS encoding serine/threonine-protein kinase, whose protein sequence is MTKPPVTEELAPPGSEGVTEPVGPPVRWSSQERPTTARDNPAASQPMDIGLLLERGTRVERYVILKPVGQGGIGVVYAAYDPELDRKVALKLLRPDKAQSGLMTEAAGLLREAQAMARVSHPNVIAVHDVGTVGGGVFIAMEFIQGQNLHEWVRQQPHLTQQQVLRVFLQAGQGLVAAHQVGLVHRDFKPANVLLGNNDRVCVTDFGLARLSPLPHEEGIALPDEETLVQVGGQQQLATPLTQAGLVKGTPHFMPPEQYLGSGVDSRSDQFSFCASLCWALYRKHAVTPRLMVEAATQAVRRQGEAPPGTEAWRLLPRDSVSLPPADDRVSARVRSVLSRGMSLHPDDRFPSMAALLEALAPEQRRGQRRGALAAVGLVAAAAVGTGLYVHHQSQLCAGADALVGSVWGPTERQKLEAAFSATGKPFATESAHGVTRLLDAYASRWARLHTEACEATRVRGEQTEALLSLRMVCLERRRKSLDALVDLFTGADGKVVERSVDAASALPGLEECRDIESLSEQPALPDDPLRRAAIEQLGEQLARIRALLDAGRYAQGLELARKLEPQAALTAYLPVQAELSYLLAWLLHQQGEPEESLRQFERALQTAEASHADRQRLEMLTRFTYALANNGHTDDARRWGEMARGVLERVGTEPPSAIDLNVNLGYAALFGGRYKEAWESFSKARALEGALALEDPRRAKVSHALGLAALRLGDLPKAIVMLSESLKRTEELKGPKHPEVAIRQSMLATAYRESGEPEKALEHAQAALAVRRAALGAEHPSTADDLDELGECFLQLKRYDEALTSFREAEALKRRVLGAEHPDLSYSLDGVGKTLLAQGLPSEAIGPLRQALSFENTDAEALAETGFTLAQALWATGREWEPAREEARRARERYTALGKQRQVAEISAWLDARKERAAPHGSGPR